One Luteolibacter flavescens genomic region harbors:
- a CDS encoding helix-turn-helix transcriptional regulator, with amino-acid sequence MSEAVMSQIRHDSPTALDGGAGQAALLDLHRTLRFRDLWTSLQRLCEIVVPHDNLTMSVNYLDWRNESSKCRLSSEKSPLPHDEDRNRALIEGGRSFFQPYLDARPGLKAYRHSEIISDSLRRQETELYRRYMRPNNWAHSAHLLYWQDGMVDTSLALRRRPDQGDFSNREMEILHTLHAHLEVSLDRIRRFEEERQKRRLLESYYSRRPGAVLYLNWKMEPVYSSHDALGLCSELNFGTEVSRGLNPHSNFKMPPSLADACETLRGEWHDHVIQSHDAGKHPRLAKQLSFPVAGIDAEVIIRPERHGTLTKPALEVRMRKMEAETIAAAPRIALPAGGTYDALTPAERTLVELVCEGFSNKEIAGQLHKTEGTIKVQLSGVFRKFRVQSRTQLMAALR; translated from the coding sequence ATGTCCGAGGCCGTCATGAGCCAGATCCGCCACGATTCACCCACGGCTCTGGATGGAGGTGCCGGGCAGGCTGCGTTGCTGGATCTCCACCGCACGCTCCGGTTCCGTGACCTGTGGACCTCGCTCCAGCGTCTGTGCGAGATCGTGGTCCCGCACGACAACCTCACCATGTCGGTGAACTACCTGGACTGGCGGAACGAGTCGTCGAAGTGCCGGCTCTCCTCGGAGAAGTCCCCCCTACCCCACGACGAGGATCGCAATCGCGCGCTCATCGAAGGCGGCCGCTCCTTCTTCCAGCCCTACCTCGATGCCCGTCCGGGTCTCAAGGCCTACCGCCACAGCGAGATCATCTCCGACTCTCTGCGCAGGCAGGAGACCGAGCTCTACCGTCGCTACATGCGGCCTAACAACTGGGCCCACTCCGCCCACCTCCTCTACTGGCAGGATGGCATGGTGGACACCTCGCTGGCCCTGCGCAGGCGCCCGGACCAGGGCGACTTCAGCAACCGTGAAATGGAGATCCTTCACACGCTGCACGCCCATCTGGAAGTGTCGCTCGACAGGATCCGCCGCTTCGAGGAGGAGCGACAGAAGCGGCGACTGCTGGAGAGCTATTATTCCCGCCGGCCCGGTGCGGTTCTCTACCTCAATTGGAAGATGGAGCCGGTCTATTCCAGCCATGATGCGCTCGGCCTGTGCTCCGAGTTGAACTTCGGCACCGAGGTCTCACGCGGGCTGAATCCCCATTCGAATTTCAAGATGCCGCCCAGCCTCGCCGATGCTTGTGAGACTCTGCGCGGCGAGTGGCATGACCACGTGATCCAGTCCCACGATGCCGGGAAGCATCCGAGATTGGCGAAGCAGCTATCCTTCCCTGTAGCCGGGATCGATGCCGAGGTGATCATCCGTCCCGAGCGTCATGGCACGCTGACCAAGCCAGCACTGGAAGTGAGGATGAGGAAGATGGAAGCGGAAACCATCGCCGCAGCACCTCGCATCGCTTTGCCCGCCGGAGGCACTTACGACGCGCTCACCCCGGCTGAGCGCACGCTCGTCGAATTGGTGTGCGAAGGCTTCTCGAACAAGGAGATCGCCGGGCAGCTCCACAAGACCGAAGGCACCATCAAGGTGCAGCTCAGCGGCGTCTTCAGGAAGTTCCGCGTGCAGAGCCGCACCCAGCTCATGGCAGCGCTGAGGTAG
- a CDS encoding lectin-like domain-containing protein codes for MVANADFSFESFAESEPELTYGGWAEAVNGILRLTPMERLVSGDAWHVEKQTTAGGFDTSFSFKLHRPDDNYYYGTDGVVFVVHNHQYGLGASPTSASNGITQNALNIKFDSWVTAPSDGSASSVQVRNGTTILATVNLSTVPGVTLDTPPPEGPPGGGPAGGFPSATITVRSSKAPYDVRVVYRPGALDVYFQGIKVINELAVDLGAIGAADEEGKSYIGFSATTAAFQNAVGEIDPSRVFTDLTQFTDISRWSFTSGAPQVETPLTLVSHAFNLAESKVTLDWTSVAGKTYRVTTSDNLQTWVPVVGAETIPATGASTSVTVDIPAGAKNFFRVEEN; via the coding sequence ATGGTGGCGAACGCCGACTTCTCGTTTGAATCGTTCGCGGAGAGTGAGCCGGAGCTTACCTATGGCGGCTGGGCGGAGGCTGTGAATGGCATCCTGCGTCTGACCCCCATGGAGCGACTCGTCTCGGGCGATGCCTGGCATGTGGAGAAGCAGACGACGGCGGGAGGATTCGACACCTCGTTCTCCTTCAAACTCCACCGTCCCGACGACAACTATTACTACGGCACGGACGGGGTGGTATTCGTCGTCCACAATCACCAATACGGGCTGGGGGCCAGCCCGACATCGGCATCGAACGGCATCACGCAGAATGCCCTCAACATCAAGTTCGACTCATGGGTGACCGCGCCTTCGGATGGCAGCGCGTCCTCCGTGCAGGTCCGCAATGGAACCACGATACTGGCCACCGTCAATCTGTCCACGGTGCCGGGCGTGACGCTGGACACGCCTCCGCCGGAAGGTCCTCCGGGCGGCGGTCCGGCGGGCGGCTTCCCGTCTGCCACGATCACCGTGCGGAGTTCAAAGGCTCCCTACGATGTCCGGGTTGTCTATCGGCCGGGAGCGCTGGATGTCTATTTCCAGGGCATCAAGGTGATCAACGAACTCGCGGTGGATCTGGGCGCGATCGGAGCCGCCGATGAAGAGGGGAAATCGTACATTGGATTCAGCGCCACCACCGCGGCCTTTCAAAACGCCGTGGGTGAGATCGATCCGTCGCGGGTTTTCACGGACCTGACCCAATTCACGGACATCTCGCGCTGGTCATTCACCAGCGGCGCGCCACAGGTAGAGACCCCGCTGACGCTGGTCTCCCATGCCTTCAATCTCGCTGAATCGAAGGTGACCCTTGATTGGACATCGGTGGCCGGGAAGACCTACCGGGTCACAACTTCCGACAACCTCCAGACGTGGGTGCCGGTTGTGGGAGCCGAGACCATCCCGGCCACCGGAGCCAGCACGAGCGTCACCGTGGACATTCCCGCGGGAGCGAAGAACTTCTTCCGGGTGGAGGAAAACTAA